Proteins encoded in a region of the Deltaproteobacteria bacterium genome:
- a CDS encoding YbaB/EbfC family nucleoid-associated protein — MKNLGNIMNQAKMMQNRLAQIQEEMAQKTVEASSGGGMVTVVANGRQEILSVKIEPEVVNPDDVEMLQDLVQAAVNDALRKAQEMVSQEMAKVTGGLKIPGLF, encoded by the coding sequence ATGAAAAATTTAGGGAATATCATGAACCAGGCCAAGATGATGCAGAACCGATTGGCCCAAATCCAGGAAGAAATGGCCCAAAAGACCGTGGAGGCCTCCTCCGGGGGCGGGATGGTGACTGTTGTGGCCAATGGCCGTCAGGAGATCCTTTCGGTTAAGATAGAACCCGAAGTGGTTAATCCCGATGATGTCGAGATGCTTCAGGACCTGGTCCAGGCCGCGGTCAATGACGCCCTTAGAAAGGCCCAGGAGATGGTCTCTCAGGAAATGGCCAAGGTAACGGGTGGACTTAAAATCCCCGGGCTTTTTTAG
- the recR gene encoding recombination protein RecR, which yields MGVSIYPPPLAALIASLSRLPGLGEKTATRLALHLLRRPQAEVLELARTLSEVKEKIRSCSICFNLTEADPCPLCQNHDRGSGILCVVEGPGDLMALEKAGGIKGKYHVLQGTLSPIDGVGPKDLRIRELMERLDRENISEVVLAINPSPEGEATVSFLIEQIKAKKPDLRLTRIAYGIPMGGDLKYMDNWTIKMALDSRRDA from the coding sequence ATGGGGGTGTCCATATATCCGCCGCCTTTAGCCGCCTTGATCGCTTCCCTTTCCCGTCTGCCGGGATTGGGAGAAAAGACGGCCACCCGGTTGGCCTTGCATCTCCTTCGGCGCCCACAGGCGGAAGTCCTGGAATTGGCCCGTACCCTGTCCGAAGTTAAGGAAAAGATCCGTTCCTGCTCCATCTGTTTTAATCTGACCGAAGCCGATCCTTGTCCGCTTTGCCAAAATCATGACCGGGGTTCCGGGATCTTATGTGTGGTGGAAGGTCCGGGGGACCTGATGGCCTTGGAAAAGGCCGGCGGCATTAAGGGAAAGTATCATGTCCTGCAAGGGACCTTGTCTCCGATCGACGGGGTAGGCCCCAAGGATCTGCGGATCCGGGAGCTGATGGAACGGCTCGACCGGGAAAATATTTCCGAGGTGGTGCTGGCCATCAATCCGTCCCCCGAAGGAGAAGCGACGGTCTCTTTTTTAATAGAACAGATCAAGGCCAAAAAACCGGATTTGCGATTGACCCGGATTGCTTACGGAATTCCCATGGGCGGGGATCTCAAATACATGGATAACTGGACGATCAAAATGGCCTTAGACAGCAGGAGGGATGCATAA